Below is a genomic region from Venturia canescens isolate UGA chromosome 1, ASM1945775v1, whole genome shotgun sequence.
aaaaagttTAAGAGTCAGCAAATTGAAGCTCAACTTATTCCCTTTAACATGACGTTTATTAAATTcgattccattgatttttgaCCAAGCTATCGAACTTTTAGTGTgggtaaaaatttcaactggtGAACCCAAACTTTTGGACGAGAGTGTGCATGAATGCTGTAAATGTGCCCACTCAAGGTGTGTCGGTAAAAATGTTCTATGTgtataaaaacttcaattctGATTTTGATGACGGAGATGAGGATCaaatattcctttttctcacgCTTATGAACAAAAATTATCTTTACATTCACTTATGTCAACACTTggtattcattttttgaatcaTCAAATGAATAATATTGATTCATGGCCGATGACATTGGGAAGTCAACTTGCCCCAATGCTTATGTCAACTTGTCCCGACCGTGGGGTCGGTTTTCACAAAAACGGTTCGTCAAAAAAGCGATTCgatcattcattttattttagatttaaaaattcaaatttttatctgaGATAGCGGAAGGTTGCTTCTATTCGAAACAACCATTTTTGGGttttaaaatcttttttaGTTCCCTGTTTGTAAGCAATAGTTTGAAAAGTTGGCCAACAAGCCCCGGCCTCCcctattattttcaataataacaataaatcTCCAATATCATGGGGAATTTCTTTGTGCTCATAAGAAGCTTAACGATTGAAGCTGTTTGTCTCGTCAAACGATACTTTTTACTCAGCCAATCCCACGATATTCCAtccatttattatttatcaaaaGCGATAGGAACATCGAGAACATTTTTGAAGAATAAAGATGATTGGAATCTCAAAATTAAGGGGTCGGTTGAGTGTAACAGCCTAAAAAAAGCCGATTTttaggaattttttcaaagaaaactACTGCAAGGAATGTTTTCAAATTAGGAAGCTATATTCATacataaataatgaatttacagtaaaattttgaaataaaaaaatctatttttgagCGAGTTATCCGCTATCTCCCAGGTCACAAAAAAAGTCCTCCACTGCTGCAGTGATTGCGACTTTCCCCGTGgctggaattgaaaaaaccaAGAAGATTTTTAAACTAGAAGGTATTGGCCATACAGTTACCCACAattgtgataaaaaattgaaatttacgaaaatggtagttctgaaaaaaatgtcgaattttcctcgaaaattGGATGATTTTTGACCCGCcaaattaacatttttcatataatcgaaaaattggagaGTCATTGTACAGAGAAACAtacaaaaaaagttaaaaacaaaaaatcaaagtgATTGAATGATTAGCCTTCGAGTTACAACTGcggcaaatttgaaaaatgtagttttgagaaaaaaggggtTAAAGATAACCGCTGAGTGGTTACTCTTTAGAAGGCTGTTGTTCAAAAActatttgaaatattcattagAAATTTTAGTATGTTGGTTTTAAAGGTATCGACTATCGGGATATTCAATAGCGTACTGTGACAATGTATTAAATGAAGCCGGAAGTTCATATTAACTCATCGTCAGAAAACAATCGCATATCCTTAGAACAAAATACACAAAACTAAATTAATTCAAAAGTAACGTCTAATTTATGTGTTTGCCGATAATATTTCcgtttaaaaaaacataactatatgacaatttttttttaaattcactttAAATCcatatttgaaaatgatttttatgggTCTAAATAACAGTGATTTCGTTCTGGGAACGAACGATACATAATATTTACATTTCCAAATCAACGACTCAATTTTACAAGACATCGACGTAAAAAATTGCATTACTCGTTTCGAGTTACTCCCCAAgatggatatttttctcaacaaaaacCTCAACATAtttcaattcgaaaatttcagaaaaacaataatagAAATGTATCTTTCAATATTGCTGAATTAACTTaggaaaatactttttccgGTAGGAGAGTAGAAAAATACGATATAATCGAAATTCGTTAATCAAATCACGTATCCAATAACTAgctcgatcgatttcaacgacTGATATGCCTATGGATGAGACAACGGAACCTGAATCTTTAATTATGGAATAATACGTTGTGATTATATATATCAACGACTGATATGCCTGTGGATGAGACAACGGAACCTGAATCTTTAATTATGGAATAATACGTTGTgattatacagggtgtcccattttaatcttacacctgacttttctcggaaaatattgctcggatcaaatattgtgtggaacaaaacttttaggggttgaagggggacgtatgataaaaattggtttgtgcatccaaaattcaaaatggcggcgttagtatggccgacatgtttttttcgaatggaaacataactttttttcatcaccaaaaaatttttcagcgcaaaaccaacaacttttgttggaaaaattttttgattaagttcatatttttcaagtaagaacatcattttcaactattttagaggtatccaggatgtccCGCGacgagatctttaacgtaccaagtgcaagtgcgtttgcgtgtaaggagcatatcaacgatttcgttgggactgaaatcagccattgttgctaattttcagagttttcctctaatttaagaatttttaaaaatttcgagaatcaagaatttttctctgatttcagaacctttacaaattttcgatttcgtctcttgctaatggctgcggagtcagaagataaacgtttcaatcaatttttcatccgtgggcgatcacaatgacttctaaaataaaaaattcttctctgatttaaaactctaaagtaagagaactacgcaaagtcagactacgtcagtactaccaatgatgttttcttttggagtccgaaaatactgcggtagtgacgaaccgcagagacctaatccttgtgagcgtacctatgggcataaaggcattgcatgcccctctttttaaaaaagttgaaaaataaaatgaaaataaaaaacacacacacacacatgcacctccacgtatgcacgcatatgcagacgcacacgcaaacgcacttgcacttggtacgttaaagatctcttcgcggtgcatcctggatacctctaaaatagttgaaaatgatgttctcacttaaaaaaatatcaacttgatcaaaaaatttatccaacaaaagttgttggttttgcgctgaaaaattttttggtgatgaaaaaaagttatgtttccattcgaaaaaaacatgtcggccattctaacgccgccattttgaattttggatccacaaaccaatttttatcaaacgtccccccttaacccctaaaagttttgttccacacaatatttgatccgagcaatattttccgagaaaagtcaggtgtaagattaaaatgggacaccctgtatatataCAGGGTAGCTCATTTTAACTTTGTCATTTTAATATCTCGAAAATTAAgcgttttcgatgaaaatttttcagacaaaatAGACAGAGTTTGGTGGTGGACGTCTAACGACGTTAGCAGTTTTGACCTTCAGTAGCGGCTTCAAGGTCATTTGAACatcaatttcgttttcttcataGGAActacatattttttatcgcaGATTCGTATTTTGTATTAGAAAATAAGTAACTTTTGTCTGACAaagtttttgcaaaaatctcaaattcagttaaaaaattgatattctaAGTTTCGAAGAATAGTGTGACCCACGCGCTCGGCTAGCGTAGTTCCAATTGTTGATTACTGTCTGAGCTATCACTCTTCACCGTCAGCATCAGCGTTACCCAGTGTGCATTACATGGAGGTTGTTGATCTGATTTTACACACCACTTGGCCCTGAGAAGggccgtttgtttttttaacgccTGTTGCTGCTTGATCTCGCGCATTTCTTGTTCAAAATGACCTCCATTACTCTGGATGCACAGGTTGAGCCTATGTCTGAAATTAATAATCACCGATTATCATGCTGGTTCGATTTGCTTGCAAAGCTCAGCGCCTGTTCACAAAATACTTTCACTGTTATTCCTATCGATACATGTGCGATAACGCTTTTTGGATTTACGTGAATGTTGTTTTAAGCTGGTGTTAAGCCGAACTTGTAAAAGTCAGTGGTCAGTCAACATTTTACTGATGCTTGGTGAATGTTGTAGGAATTATAGACAAGCTGCAATTTTTTACGCTCAGCACTATCATGGCCGAGATCACCCTTCTTATCAACAAATCATAATCATTGAGAGATGATCTCGTAGCAATGCACTTGTTCGTCAGAGACGAAGAAATCGGAATGTGAACCGAAATGACACTCAACTTGTTGCTATTTTGGGAATGATTCACAACATATCAGCACTCGCGCAATACAACGATAACTCGGAATACCGTGATCTACATTTCAGCGAATGTTACGTTCCGTCCGATACCGTCCTTATCATATCCACCTCCTACAGGAATTGGATGCTCAAGACTACGCTCGAAGACTTGGATTTTGTCGCTGGGCACTTCAACAATTCGATGGAGATGAACATTTCTTCTTTAGGGTTTGCTTTAGCGACGAGACCACTTTTCACAATACTGGTTTTATCTAAACAGACACAACTCCGATTATTGGTCACCAGAGAACCCTCACTGGAATAGAGAAATCGGCAATCAACATCGCTCGAGTCTCATCACTTTGATAGGGATCGACGACAATCAAATTATCGGGCCACATTTTTTCGGCTGTCCCATCAATAGTGAAATGTACTTGCATTTTCTTCAACACCATCTTCCAGTCTATTTCGAGAACGTCCCGTTGAACATCTGACAGCAGCTGGGGTTTCAGAAAGATGACACTACTGCTCACTATTATGGAAGAGTGCGGAACTTTATAGATTTCCGATACCCACCCTAGCAAATTGTACGACCAGGATTTCGGTCGAAACGACTACAAAACGACCGACTTCAGGGGTTTTACGGCAAATCGTTGGATCGGAAGAGGATCTATTGCATGGCCCCCAAGATCGCCTGGTCTCAATCCACTGGACTATTTCCTGCTGTGGGGATACCTGAAAAACACGGTCTACGAAAGTGCACCGACCACAAGAGTGCATATAGTCGAGCGGATTGGAGGAGAGTGTACGGCAATCAATGCCAACACCATCAGATCGGTGATTATTAATTTCCGACATAGGCTCAACCTGTGCATCCAGAGCAATGGAGGCCATTTTGAACACGAAATGGACTAGATCAAGCAGTAACAggcgttaaaaaaacaaacggccTTTCTCAGGACCAAGTGGTGTGTAAATCTGATCAGCAACCTCCATGTAATACATATTGGGTGACGCTGAAGTGGACGGTGAAGCGGTGAGCGAGTGGGTGATACTATTCTCCAAAACTTAGAATATCAATTTTTGATTTGAATTTATGACGccgaagtttccaacgttggagtccaacgaaatgatctaaaaaaactcataaataattccagtaaatctccaatcttgttccctgccgaattttcaattcgtaatttttcaagccgcatcaataattcgtgaaataaaaaaattttgaatttaagatttttgcaaaaacttTGTCAGACAAAAGTTACTTATTTTCTCACACAAAATACGAATCTGAGTCTAACGTCGTTAGACGTCCCCCACCAAACCCTGTCAattttgtctgaaaaattttcatcgaaagcGCTTAATTTTCGAGATATTAAAATAgcaaagttaaaaaaatgatccaCCCTGTACATATAGTTGCTGGCTGGTTGGTTGGTTACGACTGattagaaaataatgaaagtaCTTGGCTCGCACATTGATGACAATATTTCAACGTGAAGACACATTTCAACAACACCTTCACAAAATCGTCTCTGTTCGGTATTGTGAAGTCTGTGAGGTGTTAAGGATAGAAATGAAAAAGCCACCTTTCTTGCTAAAAAGTCGAgagatgaatatttttttctcctttttataaaatttctcaCTGAATAATTGCCAGATAAATTGTCTGTTCTTGAAAACATctcttcaacaatttttgtaattcttgACCAACTTTTAATTTCTCTCCAaaacaaaaagtttcattaGATTAAATTTATATCCGTATTAGAATGAAATTAGGTAGTATAGTAATAAGAGGTCGTTTAACATTGTTTCTTTTAAGCCTTGgatatgaattgaaaaatttttcggtCTCGTTAACAACAACGATATTCTGAGTCGATTCCATGATTGCAGGTCCTTAAGCATCGGTGGAAAACAAGTGGAAGCGGTGGAACGTGCACGTGACGGGACTGCGTGCGCTTACAGCGCTTATCACAGCACCAAAGATGTGGAACCGAGCGCGCGGGGACATCGCGAAGAATTGCCCATCGCGATGAGAGTTTTGGGTTCTGGTTACTTGACCACGTGTTTGCAAATAAAGTATTACAAATCTGGTGACCAGAGTCATTGCGAATGGGGTGCGAGATTGCACTGTATTGAACTCGATTGTTCGAGCGTCGAGGGTCGATTAGTGACAGTCGACAAAGAGACTTATCGGAAATTGGGCATTGAATCGTAACCCAATAATGAAAACACGTAAACCGACTTGTTATCCTCTTCTCGTCTCTAGATACTCGTTGCAATCATTTActcattttaatattttcatttcctccATTCACTTCATTCATCAAACTGTATTCGATTTTGCAGagtaacttttttatttttttatgcagaaaaaatctttatcaactttttcaatagttttttcgGAGAGTCTTTTTTAAGCTCCCTGCTTAGGCATTCGTGCTCCCTCTTGAAGGATCTTAtttaaaatgatgaaaattaaaaaatgtatgaaacaCAGCCATTTAAACGCATACTCGATCCAAAAGTGCTATtgctttcgaaaaatggtCGCTTCCATTCGCGCGATATTAGATAGATTATAATTAACACTGTTCTTGAGAAAATTCTTCATGAGTAatcgatatatattttattactaCCGCTCAACAGCGTCTTTTGTACGATCCAAAACTCGATCGATCGTTACAACCATAAATTATCGATGCACTTGCAACAAACtatgaggaaagaaaaaaaaatacgtccaTTAATTTTTACGTACTATTGACGCGCAACCTTTTCGATATATACTCTGTGGATACTTAATATCGACGACCTGAAGAGCCGAACAAGGGTGGCCTTCATTCTTGCCTTGAAATAGATGACCTTTGCGTTTCCATCCGACCAGTACTTATTCATacttatttcgtattttttcatctgtttttcgtTCCATTAAATAATTTCGCCTCGAATTTTCTGcggtataaatataaatatagtattttatcgataaatgaatatcgaataattcgatcaagtgaaaaaatgcTGCTTGAAAATATTCCAGGGTAGTAGATCtatgagaaacgaaaaaaaacttgcaaaTTTTTGGCTgaccaacatttttcattaatcaatCTTCCTTTTCGCACAGCATTCGATCAGATTTGAACTTTTTAAATCTGAGCTAATTTTCGATTCAATCACGTTCAGTGCACAAAGTAGGTCTTAAAAAGTATTGATAAGCCtatgtttataaaaaatttggtttttagGGAAAACAATTACAATCTCTGTTGTCTATTATTTTCTCGCAGAGGTGGAAAATACCGATTgcgggaagaatttttcttattctgaTGTTCTTTTCAAAACATTGTTAGAGCGTATGTGCCTCATCTCGCGATTAAGAAATCGCTTCTAATTGTTTCACTCGAAAATATCCGATAAATATGCAGACCAGAGAAAACTAAGATAAAGACGTCTTACTCGATCGCTCCTAattttgtaaaagaaaaattgcttTAATAATTGTTGTTTCACTTGGCGAGTACTATTACGAAGAAACTATGAGTCAACGGTCtacgattgaatttttttttgaacctGTGACTATTGCATGAGCTACTTCTgcgttcgttttttatttcttcaacaTTAATTGTAAAAGACGCGGAAACGTCATTCTTTCGACTCTGACTGTTCGGACATAAGGGGTtggtttcaaatttttcatgaaaacctTTTCTCTCTGGGTCCATGGTACAATCAAACACACGCGTACAACCGAACATCGACGTTTTGCATGCAGGAAACAAGAATATGTactacaaacaaaaaatatttcgaatgattatttttaaacgtaATTTAAGTAAGGCAGTATTTCAAACTCgtgaatagatattttttcatgtcaaGAGATCTGAATTTCAGCGAAGCCCTATCCGAGAACATAGAATGTTCCGTcgaattcgaaattcaaagataaaaaaaacctgatattttcgtaaattgagaaaaaacttttttctgttttttttttttttttcaacaattcaaAATGAATAACAAGCAAGCAAATCGAAAGAAGTGCCATATTATGAAtacttataaaatataattgaaagaaagtggaactattaaaattattgaagATTCTCTTATCACTCCTGTGGCAAAACAAAATCAAAGAGAAAGGATAAATCTTATTGTAACGTTGTAAACtcgtttcattaaaaaaaaccaaCGAACGCATTGATCGGTACCTGTATACGTTGTTACAGCTTCATAGTAAGAAATACAGAGTGTGCAATAGCGGAGTAAGCGGAGAGATaaaatataatacattttatgcGCATCAACGATATTTCTTGTACAACGAAAACATATCACGTAAATTACGAATAACTGAAAGTATAAACTGTATGTAAAGCAGAAAAGGAGAGTTCGAAACTAGAAATCGAAACAGCGAGGAAATTATAGTGCGTTGaataaaggagagaaaaatcgttCTTAAATATTAATTTCGTTTCTGAATTTTGTCTCGATCCCTTGCGCGGTTTTGAGATCGTATATCAAAGATGTAATATGTACAGTGAGTGTAAACCGAATGGGAAAATTCGTTCTGTCGAAAGAAaagacaaataaatatttgaaatgattGATCGTCTGAatatttacttttgtttttttttttcaattagtaGAAATAAATCCTTCGCTTGCATTTTCGAAGTTTTTCGATTGTAGAAGTACATTTTTGGCTATAAGAAATctgatttttcatcaaacgcTATTATTTTTAGGTAACATAGTAaacaaagttttgaaaatttcgcagCTCACATATTTTTGGGAGGTTCATAGTTGAGCAGAGAATAGGCCAACTCTTTGTCTTTCAATTCGCTAATTTTTTTACGTATTACAGTTGCCAATCTAGTATTTCCTCGTATGTACATGGCGGAGTGATGCATAGCTATTTCGTACATAAGAGGGCACCAAGTACTTTTGACAGTTCCTCTGACAAGGGCTGTCATATAAGATTCGATCAAAGTGGCGTCTTGTTCGACCGGATAGAGAAACTCTGTCAAAGGTACAGCCAAATTATCGCCTTTCAATCTTATGTATCTTAGTGCGGCAGCGTGTTCAGACCATAATAATTTACGATAATGAACATCGTGACGTTGTCCAAGTGGGATGATAAGAGCCATGGAAAATCCATCGTTTCCGTATGAGTTAGCACAGAAGGATTCGCAAAGTGATGTAAAAAGATCCGTGAACGAACTTAGTCCTGGTAATGCAGTGTTGAAATTGAATTCCTTGTAATATTTTTTGAGTAATTGTCGCAGAGTCTCGTTCAATAAAATCGCTATGTTATCGTCGAGATAGATGGTGTCACAGAGATAAATAAGCAAGAGTCTGCTGAAACGAAGACTTGGTGAGAGATTTTCGACGATTTCCGGCATCGATAATTCGAGACTCAGTAGTACGATTATTTTTGTCGTGTCAATGTTTTTCCAATCGTTCGCGTGATTCTTCTTGCTACTGTAAACGGCTACGAGGGGCAAATAAAGCCAGTCTCTCGGCATCGCCGCCTGCTCCCAACATCCGCTCGACGACACGTATTCACCGTAGATAATACTCAGATCGGGTGGCAAATTCACCAATTTATGTATTTTCTCGTTGTCAACGGTGAGCTTCAAGCTGTTTAAGttgtttgttaatttttcaatcgttagCGTTTCATCGTTGAGAACGCAGGCAAGAATTTCTTTGACCGCGAGCGATGCATCGCTCGGCAATGTTGATACCAGTTTTATTCCTATCTTCAATACCATTCGTCTAGTTGATTCCCCAACTATATTTTGAAAACGCATAACAGATCGAACGATTCCAGTTACGAGAAATAATTCGATTCTCGTGTAC
It encodes:
- the LOC122412902 gene encoding CB1 cannabinoid receptor-interacting protein 1-like encodes the protein MGGDGQFRVTLSVRKEPGAGPVYCKMETSARFRQLKTVKFSSDSLYRLDISFKPPQLLQSLSIGGKQVEAVERARDGTACAYSAYHSTKDVEPSARGHREELPIAMRVLGSGYLTTCLQIKYYKSGDQSHCEWGARLHCIELDCSSVEGRLVTVDKETYRKLGIES